The Agromyces mariniharenae sequence CTCGGCGCCCTCGGGGTACACGCGGACCTCGCGGAGGAGGATCACCATCGCGTCGTCGCGGTGCACGATCTCGTCGAGCACGACACGTCCGGGCATCACGTCCTGCGGCGGCTGCAGCCAGGGCGGCGTTCGCGGGACTTCGATCACGCGCTCGGAGTCGGAATCGTCGGGGCCGATGTCGAAGAAGCCGGCGGATGCCACGTGCATGACCGCGATGCTATCGGCCGCCGCCCCGCGGCATCCGCGGGCCGCCGACTTCGGTCGGTGGGAATCCCGTTCGTGCGGTGGAATCCCACAGGATCGGGATTCCGCAGCGCAAACGGGACTCCGCCGCGAATCAGCAGCGTCGCGAGCGGCGCTACGCGCCGATCAGGCGCGCCGCGAGGTACCCCTCGAGCTCCGCGATCGGCACGCGGTCCTGGCCCATGGAGTCGCGCTCGCGCACCGTCACCGCGTTGTCGTCGAGCGAGTCGAAGTCGACCGTGACGCAGAACGGGGTGCCGATCTCGTCCTGGCGGCGGTAGCGGCGGCCGATCGCACCGGCGTCGTCGAAGTCGACGTTCCAGTGCTTGCGCAGCGAGGCGGCGATGTCGCGGGCGAGCGGCGAGAGGCGCTCGTTGCGGCTCAGCGGGAGCACGGCGGCCTTCACGGGCGCGAGGCGCGGGTCGAGGCGCAGCACGGTGCGGCTGTCGGTGCCGCCCTTCGCGTTCGGCACCTCCTCGACGTCGTACGCGTCGACGAGGAACGCCATGAGCGAGCGTGTGAGGCCCGCCGCGGGCTCGATCACGTAGGGGACCCAGCGCTCGTTCTTCGACTGGTCGAAGTACGAGAGGTCCTTGCCGGAGTGCTCGGTGTGCGTCGACAGGTCGAAGTCGGTGCGGTTCGCGACGCCCTCGAGCTCGCCCCAGTCGCCGCCCTGGAAGCCGAAGCGGTACTCGATGTCGATCGTGCGCTTCGAGTAGTGCGAGAGCTTGTCCTTCGGGTGCTCGAAGAGCCGGAGGTTCTCGGGGTCGATGCCGAGGTCGATGTACCAGTTCCAGCGCTGGTCGACCCAGTACTGGAACCACTCGTCGTCGGTGCCGGGCTCGACGAAGAACTCCATCTCCATCTGCTCGAACTCGCGCGTGCGGAAGATGAAGTTGCCCGGCGTGATCTCGTTGCGGAACGACTTGCCGATCTGGCCGATGCCGAACGGCGGCTTGAGCCGCGACGCCTGCAGCACGTTCGCGAAGTTCGTGAAGATGCCCTGCGCGGTCTCGGGGCGCAGGTAGTGCAGGCCCGACTCGTCCTGCACGGGGCCGAGGAACGTCTGCAGCATCATGTTGAAGTCGCGCGGCGGCGTCCACTGGCCGCGGGTCCCGCAGTTCGGGCACACGATGTCGGCCATGCCGTTCTCGGGGGCGTGGCCCTTCTTCGCCTCGTAGTGCTCGAGGAGGTGGTCCTCGCGGAAGCGCTTGTGGCAGTGCAGGCACTCGACGAGCGGGTCGGTGAAGACGCCGACGTGGCCGGATGCCACCCACACCTGCTTGGGGAGGATGACGCTCGAGTCGAGCCCGACGACGTCGGCGCGACTCGTCACCATGGTGCGCCACCACTGGCGCTTGATGTTCTCCTTCAGCTCGACGCCGAGGGGTCCGTAGTCCCACGCGGACCGGGAACCGCCGTAGATCTCGCCGGCCTGGAAGACGAAGCCCCGGTGCTGGGCGAGGGCGATGACGGACTCGAGACGGCTGGGTGCGGCCACGGTGGCTCCAATGGTGCGGGGATCGGGCGAATTGCCCGGAGACGACACGGTCCCACCATCCTACGGGCGCTACGCTGTGCCCCATCACGGCCGGTGTCCGAGGGGGGCGAGGGTGTGGAACTTCCTGCTTGACGTCAACATCGTCGACGGACCGTTCCTGTACACGGTGTACGCCATCGCCGCCGCCGTGTTCATCTACCTGCTCGGCCGCGGCCCCGGCTGGTCGTGGGTGCTCACCGTCATCGTCGTCCTGATCGTCGGCGCCCTCGTCGGCGCGGGCATCCTCTGGGTCAGCGTGAACGTGCTGGGGGCGATCCCCGGGCCGATCCTGCCCGAAGTGTGGTTCTGGGTGGCCGGTGCCTTCGCGGGCTGCGCGCTCGCCATCTGGAACCTCTGGTACTCCCGTTGGTGGCGCAAGCTGATCGCGATCCTCGCGGTGCCGATCTTCTCGCTCACGGCGCTCTTCGGCATCAACGCCGCCTACGGCATCGACCGCACGCTCGGCGCCCTCCTCGGCATCTCGACGGCGGGCACGATCGACCTCGACGACCCGAGCGCCAGCCCGTCGGCCGACCCGACGGAACCGCTCTACCTCACGTGGACGCCGCCGGCCGGCATGCCCGCGCAGGGGCGCGTCGGCACGCCCGAGGGCGGCGTGCCGAACACGCAGTCGGGGTTCGCCGCGCGCGACGCCGAGCTGTACCTGCCGCCCGCGGCGCTCGTCGACGATCCGCCACGGCTGCCGCTCGTGATCATGATGATGGGCCAGCCCGGCGATCCCGACGCCTCGTTCATCGCGCAGGTGCTCGACGACTTCGCATCGCGGAATGAGGGCCTCGCGCCGATCGCACTCGTCGTCGACCAGCTCGGCGACCCGAACGTCGATCCGCTCTGCCTCGACACCTCGATGGGGAACGTCGAGACCTACGTGATGCAGGACGTGGTGCCGTGGGCGAAGTCGCACCTCGACGTGCTGCAGGGCCCGCAGTTCACGACCGTGGCAGGTTACTCGAACGGCGGGCAGTGCGCCGCGTACTTCGGCGCGAAGTACCCCGAGGTGTTCGGAAACCTCCTCGCCGTGTCGCCCACCGAGTACCAGGGCGCGGAGCAGCCGGCGAACGTGCTGGCCTCCGTCTTCAACGGCGACCAGGCGGCCTACGACGCCGTGAAGCCGACGACGATCATGGCCCTGAAGGCGCCGTACCCGGACTCGGTGGCGATCTTCACGATCGGCGCGAACGACGGCACGTTCGCGCCGGGCGCGCAACGGCTGTCGGATGCCGCGGCGCAGGCCGGCATGCAGACGACCTTCTACGTGGTGCCCGACGCCGACCACGGCGTCAGCGGCCTGCTCGGCGGACTCGAGAAGGGATTCGAGGTGCTCTACCCACGACTCGGATTGGCGGCCCCGTGACCGAGACCGATCCCGCGATCACCGACGTCGAGCCGAAGGGCCGGCTCCGCACCACGGGCGAGGCGCTCGCAGGCTTCGCTCGGCGCGTGCCCTTCAGCATCGCGTTCGCGGTGCTGCTGCTCGTCACCTCCATCGTCACCGGCACGATCGTCGGCGAGGCATCGGATGCCACGGCGAACGCCTGGGCGGCCGGGGTCGTCACGACGATCGACGGGGCGCAGTGGTGGACCGTCGTGACTGCCCTGTTCATCCCGTTCGACCCGTTCCAGCTCGTGTTCGGCGTCGTCCTGTCGTTCCTGCTGCTCGGCATCGCCGAGCGGCGCATGGGCACGTGGCGCGCGATCGTCGCGTTCCTCGTCACGGGCGTGCTCGGGGTCGCGATCGGCACGTGGCTGCAGTGGATCGGGTCGCTCTTCGGCGAGTGGTGGGCGACCGGCACGGCGGCCGACCTCACGCTCGACCCGCTCGCGGGCATCGTCGGCGCGCTCATCACCTCGACGGCGTTCATGGGCGTGCTGTGGCGTCGCCGCATCCGGATCGTGACGTTCGCGTTCATCCTCGTGTTCGTGCTCTACGACGGCGACTCCTCGAACGTCTACCGGCTCATTGCAGGGATCGTCGGACTGTTCCTCGGAGCACTGCTTTCGCGCGACGCGTCGACCCTGCGTGCCCGCCGCAGCTCGCACGCCGAGACCCGCACGCTCGTCGCGGCCGTCGTCGCGGTGACGGCGATCGGTCCGGTCGTCGCGTTCGTCAACCGCACGGAGCTCACGCCGTTCGGGTTCGGCTCGTACCTCTACGACGACGACCCGGTGGACATCGACGTGGTGATCTCGCAGTGCGGGGCCGCGGCATCCGCCGTCGGCGACGAGTGCCTGAAGCAGCTCGCGGTGCTCAGCTCGCAGGGCTTCGGGATGTTCCTCCTGTCGTTCGTGCCGGTGCTGCTGCTCCTGCTCGCGGCGTGGGGCCTGCGCTCCGGCCGTCGGTTCGCCCGCTGGCTCGCGATCTCGGTGAACGTGGCGATCCTGCTGTTCGCCCGCACGGCGTTCGACGTGACCGTCACGACCGCCGACGTGGAGAGCGGCGCGTGGACGGTGTTCGACATCGGCGAGCTGATCGTCTGGGCGCTGGCGGTGCTCGCGCTGCCGATCGGCATCATCGTGATGCTCACGGTGACCCGGCGGCACTTCCAGGTCCGTTCGCCGCGCGGTTCGTTCGCGCGGTTCGTGACCACGGTCGTCGTGTCGTTCGTGGTGCTCGCGGCCGCGTATTACGCCATCGGGTTCGCGACCCTCGGCGAGTACTGGCCGGCGGCGACCCCGGTCGACCTCCTCGTCGACACGCTCAAGCGGTTCGTGCCGCCGCACTTCCTCGCCGTGGTCGACCCGATCGTGATCCCGGCGCACGACCTCACGAGCATCGCCTACCAGCTGATCGGGCCGCTGTTCTGGGCGATCTTCATCGTGGCCGCGATCCGGCTGATGCGGCACACGCGCGCCGAGCTCGGCTTCGCCGACCGCCTGAAGCTGCGCACGATCATCCGGCGCAACGGCGGTGGCACGCTCGGCTTCATGGGCACGTGGCCCGGCAACGTGCCGTGGTTCAGCGCGGACGGCGAGTCGGCGGTGGCGTACCGCGTCATCAACGGGATCGCGATCACGATGTCCGACCCCATCTGCCGGCCCGAGGAGGCCGGTCGCGTCATCCGCGAGTTCACCGCGTTCTGCGACGCGAACAGCTGGGTGCCCGTGTTCTACAGCGTGCACCCGCAGTACCTGGCCGTGTTCGAGGAGCTCGGCTGGCAGCACATGTCGGTGGGCGAGGAGACGCTCGTGCGCACGACCGGCCTCGAGCTCACGGGCAAGCCGTGGCAGAAGGTGCGGCAGGCGCTGAACCGCGGCATCAAGGAGGGCATGACCACGGTCTGGACGACGTGGGACGAGCTCCCCCGGCCGACCGTCGCCGAGATCACCGCGATCTCCGAGGAGTGGGTGTCCGAGAAGGAGCTGCCGGAGATGGGCTTCACGCTCGGCGGCATGGACGAGCTGAAGGACCCCGACGTGCGCCTCATGCTCGCGGTCGGGCCCGACGGGCGCCTGCAGGCGATCACGAGCTGGTTGCCGGTGTACCGCGACGGCGACGTCGTCGGCTGGACGATCGACTTCATGCGGCGCACCGACCACAGCATGAACGGCATCATGGAGTTCCTCATCGCGTCGGCCGCCCTGCACATGAAGGAGGAGGGCCAAGAGGTGCTGAGCCTCTCGGGTGCTCCGCTCGCCGCGAAGCCGCTCGCCCCCGGCGAAGAGCCGCCCGAGCCGACCGCGATGACCCGCCTGCTCGAGTTCCTCGGACGCACGCTCGAGCCCGCCTACGGCTTCTCGTCGCTGTTCCGGTTCAAGGCCAAGTTCAATCCCGAGTACGAGACCATCTCGATGGCCTACCCCGACCCGCTCGCGCTGCCGACCATCGGCGTGGCGATCGGACGCGCCTACCTGCCCGAGGTCTCGCCGAAGGAGGCGGTCGCGCTCGTGCGGACGCTGACGAAGTAGCCGACGGATGCCTCGCCGGCGCAGCCGGCTGTGTCACTCGGCCCCGGCCGCCCGCTGCGTCAGCCGGCGGCCCGCAGCGTCTCGGGACCCAGCTCGGCGACCGAGCGGTGACCCGCGAGGCCCAGCGTGAGGTCGAGCTCGGCGATGTGGTTGCGCACGACCTCGCGCACGCCCTCCTGCCCGGCGACGGCGAGCCCGTAGGCGTACGGGCGTCCGATGCCGACGGCCGTCGCGCCGAGCGAGAGCGCGATGACGGCGTCGGCGCCGCCCCGGATGCCGCTGTCGAGCACGATCGGCACGCTGCCGGCGACGCGTTCGACGATCGCGGGGAGCGCGTCGAGCGTCGCGACCGAGCGGTCGACCTGGCGCCCGCCGTGGTTCGACACGACGATGCCGTCCACGCCGTGGTCGAGGGCCCGGCTCGCGTCGTCGGGATGCAGCACGCCCTTCAGGAGCACGGGCAACGACGTCCATTCGCGCAGGCGGGCGAGGTCGTCCCACGTGAGGCTCGGGTCGGAGAACACGTCGAGGAACGTCTCCACCGCGGCGCGCGGCAGCGGCGAGCGCAGGGCGTCGCGCACGCCGCCGTCGACGAGCCGCGTGCCGACGGCCGAGCGTGCGATGGAGAACGCTGACCGGAGCAGCGTCGGCGTGACCCTCGGCCGTTCCCCGGGCCCGGTGCTGCGAGCGACGCGGTCGCGCACGAGCTCGGCGAAGACGGGGTCGCTCGTGTACTGCGCGATGCCCTGGCCGCGCGTGAACGGCAGGAACGCCGCGTCGAGGTCGCGGGTGCGCCAGCCGAGCAGGTGGGTGTCGAGGGTCACGACGACGGCCTCGCAGCCGACCGCCTCCGCACGGCGCAGGAACGACGCGTTGAGCTCGTCGGAGCGGCTCCAGTACAGCTGGAACCACCGCGAGCCCGCCCCCATCGCGGCGGCGACCTCCTCCATGGGCCGCGACGCCTGGTTCGAGAGCACGTAGGGCACGTCGAGCTCGGATGCCGCACGCCCGACGGCCACGTCGGCATCGGCGTGCGCGAGCTCGGCGACGCCGATGGGCGACAGGATGAACGGGGTCGCGCGACGCCGCCCGAGCAGCTCGATCGAGAGGTCGCGCGCGGCGACGTCGCGGAGGACGCGCGGCCAGACCTGCCAGCGCGAGAACGCCGCGCGGTTCGCCGCCATGGTCGCCTCGCCGCCCGCTCCGCCCGCCAGGTAGGCGAACGCCTCGGCCGAGATCGCCTTGCGGGCCGCCTGCTCGAGCGCCGCGTGGTCGACCGGCACGGCCGGCTTCGCGCCGCCGACGCCCGCCCGGTACACCTCCGACTGCACGACCCGTGCGTACCCGCGCTGCGCTTCGCCCATCGTTCGGCTCCTCCGCTCCGTCGCGCCGTCGCGACCGGACTGCGAGCCAGCGTAGCCGCCGCCTAGGGTGGAGTGGATGTCCCAGCTGCCCGCCCTGCTCGTCGCCGCGATCGCGCTCGTGCGCGACCGCCGCGTGCTCATGGTCACCGCGCGCGACCGCGACGTGCACTACATGCCGGGCGGCAAGATCGACCGAGGCGAGTCCGCCGCCGAGGCGGCCGCCCGCGAGGCGTTCGAGGAAGTGGCCCTCGAGCTGGATCCCGACGGACTCGTCGAGCTCTTCGAGGTGGTCGTGCAGGCGCACGGCGAGCCCGAGGGTCGGCTCGTGCGCATGCGGGTGTTCCGAGCCGAGACGGATGCCGCGCCCGCCGCCTCGGCGGAGGTCGGCGAGCTGCACTGGGTCACGACGGCCGACGTCGACCGCTGCCCGCCCGCCGGCGCCGAGGTGCTGCGTCGGCTCGCGGCATCCGGCGTCATCGACTGACGCGCCCATAGACTGCGGTCATGGCGCCGACCCGCGAGTTCCGCCGCGGCGAGGACGTCGTCGTGATCCACGAGTCGGGCCGGCCCGACGGACCCGACTACGTGCTCGTGCACGGCCTCGGCATGGCGCACGACTACTGGGCGGAGCTCGCCGGCGTGCTCGAGGCCACCGGCACGGTGCATGCGCTCGACCTGCCCGGCTTCGGCGACGCGCCCCAGCCCCGCGAGCCGTTGAGCATGCCGGCGGCTGGCGAGCTCCTCGCCGAGCTGCTCGTGGCCGAGGGCATCGACCGGCCGGTGCTCGTGGGCCACTCGACGGGCGCGCAGGTCGTCGCCGAGACGGCGGCGCAGCATCCCGACCTCGTCGACCGGCTCGTGCTCATCGCGCCGACCGTGAACCCGCGCGAGCGTACGCTCGGGAAGCAGACCCTGCGGTTCCTGCAGGACATCGCCCTGGTGCATCCGAAGGCCCTCGGCTGGGGCATCGCCCTCTACGCGAAGGCGGGCCCGCGCTGGTATGCCGCGAACCTCCGGCCGATGCTCGAGCATCGCATCGAGCTCATCCTCCCCGAGATCTCGGCGCCGACGCTCGTCGTCCGCGGCGAGCACGACCGCGTCGTGCCGCGGGAGTGGGCGGAGGAAGTCGCCCGGCTCGTGCCCGACGGGCGGTACGTCGAGGTGCCGGGCCGCGGGCACGAGACCATGATCCGGGCCGGCCGTCGCGTCGGCGAGCTGATCGTGCGGCACGCGCAGGGGCTGCCGGCCGGACGTCCGGTGTCGCTCGTCGAGGCGCCCGGGGCCGCGGCGCCGCACCTCGGGGTGCCGGCCGCGCTCGGCGTGATGGCCCGGGACTACGCGTTCGCGGGATGGCACCAGCTCGCCGTCTTCGGCGCCGGGCGGGAACCGGCCGGATGGCGCCACGGCGACCCCGACAAGCCGCAGGTCGTGCTGCTGCCCGGCGTGTACGAGCACTGGTCGTTCCTGCGCCCCCTCGGCGACGCGCTGCACGCGGCCGGACACCGCGTCGTCGTCGTGCACGGCATGCGCGCGAACCGGCGTCCGATCGCCGAGACCGCCGCGCGCGTCGCGAAGGCGCTCGCCCGGTCGGCACCGCCGCCGGCCGGACGCGTGATCGTGGCGCACAGCAAGGGCGGGCTCATCGGCAAGCACGTGCTCATCGACGACGAGGGCGCGGCGCTCGGCGTGCGCGGGGTCGTGGCGATCTGCACGCCGTTCGCGGGCGCGCGGCGCGCGCGGCTGTTCGGGGATCCGAGCATCCGGGCGCTGCTGCCGAGCGACGAGACGATCGTGATGCTCGGGGACGCGGCATCCGTGAACGCGCGCATCGTCTCGGTGTTCGGCACGTTCGACCCGCACGTGCCCGACGGCAGCGCGCTCGAGGGCGCGACGAACGTGCAGGTGCCGGTCGCGGGCCACTTCCGCGTGCTCGCCGCGCCCGAGACGCTCGAGGCGGTGCACGAGGGCATCGCGCTGCTCACGCAGGACCCGACCCGCTCCGACGCCGTCGACCTCGCCGAACCCTCGGGGCCGGCGTCCCCTCAGTGAGCTACCGAATCCGCCGCAGGTGAGGCGGATCCGACATGTCGCTGGGCGATGTCGGGGCACGGGACGAACGGCCCGCGCGGCTGGGTCGGCGCGACCTACCCTGCAGGCATGGGCATGACCGACGTCGAGGCACGCGCCGACACCGACCGCCGCCTCTATGTCCGCTGGGTGCTCGCCAACGCGATCGGCGAGGGCGTCGGGCTCGGCGGCTCGTTCCTCGTCGGCGCCGGGCTCGTCGTGCTGCTCGGCGCGCAGTTCGGGCCATGGTTCGAGGTCGCGACGGCGATCGCCGCGGTCGCGCTCGGCACGCTCTTCGAGGGCGTGGTCGTCGGGTACGCGCAGTGGCGGGTGCTGCGCGAACCGCTGCCGACGCTCTCGCGCGGCTCGTGGGTCTGGGCCACGGCCATCGGCGCGGGCGTTGCCTGGCTGCTCGGCATGGTCCCGAGCACCGTGATCTCGCTGGTCACCGGCCAGGTCGAGACGACGGATGCCGCGTCCGCCCCGACCATCGCCGAGCCGCCGCTCGCCGTGATCCTCCTCGCCGCGGCCGGAGTCGGGCTGCTCCTCGGGCCGGTCCTCGCGAGCGCGCAGGTCGTCGTCCTGCGGCGCCACGTCGAGCACGCCTGGCGGTGGATCCCCGCGAACGCCGTCGCGTGGGCCATCGCCCTGCCGCTCACCTACCTCGGCCCGAGCCTCATGTTCGACGTGGGCGTGAACGCGCTCGGCGTCGGCATCCTCCTCGCCTGCGTCCTCGCCGCAGGGGCCGTGGTCGGCGCCGTGCACGGCGCGGTGCTCGTGCGGCTGCTGCGGCATCCGCTCGACGCCTGACGCACGAGCGCGGGCGCGCGGCACCCGCTCAGTGCACGTACTCGAGCAGGTCGAGCCCGACCTGGCGCATGCCGTCGAGCACGGCGAGGCGCGAGGTGAGCATGGTGTCGGCGAAGTACATCGACACGGCGTAGGCGACGCTCGCGCGCGGGCCGCGGAGCACGCCGACCTCGCTGCGCACGCCCCCGTCGGTGCCCGTCTTGTTCATGAGCAGCACGCCGTGGTCGGGCATGCGGTGCGCGAGCGGGTCGAGTCCGAACGCCGACGCCACGAGCGAGAGGTCGGCGTTGAGCGACAGCCAGCCGACCACGCGCTGCGACACCTCGGGGCTCACGACCTCGCCGCGGGCGAGCGAGGCGAAGAGCCAGGTGAGCTCCTTGGCCGAGCCGATCGAGAGCTGCGGGGCGTCGTCGGGGCCGCGGTGGTCGCGCACGAGGTCGAGCAGCGCCGTGCGGGTGAGGCCGAGCGCCTCGGTGCGGGCGCGCACCGCCTCGAGGCCGACGTGGCGGATGAGCACGTTCGTGGCGAGGTTGTCGCTGGACGCGCCGATGAGCGCGGCGAGGTCGGCGAGCGGCAGCGACGGCGACTGCATGTGCTGCCAGATGCCCGAATCGCCGACGGCGTCGCGCGGGGCCCGGTCGAGCACCGTGAACGCCTCCGCCGTGGCGCCCGCGAGCCTCGACGCGACCTCGACGAGCAGCAGCACCTTGCCGATCGAGGCGGTCGGCATCACGACGTGGTCGTCGACCGAGAAGAGCACCTTCCCGGTGGCGAGGTCGGTCGCGCGGGCGGAGACCTGCACCCCCGCGAGCGC is a genomic window containing:
- a CDS encoding glycine--tRNA ligase, with the translated sequence MAAPSRLESVIALAQHRGFVFQAGEIYGGSRSAWDYGPLGVELKENIKRQWWRTMVTSRADVVGLDSSVILPKQVWVASGHVGVFTDPLVECLHCHKRFREDHLLEHYEAKKGHAPENGMADIVCPNCGTRGQWTPPRDFNMMLQTFLGPVQDESGLHYLRPETAQGIFTNFANVLQASRLKPPFGIGQIGKSFRNEITPGNFIFRTREFEQMEMEFFVEPGTDDEWFQYWVDQRWNWYIDLGIDPENLRLFEHPKDKLSHYSKRTIDIEYRFGFQGGDWGELEGVANRTDFDLSTHTEHSGKDLSYFDQSKNERWVPYVIEPAAGLTRSLMAFLVDAYDVEEVPNAKGGTDSRTVLRLDPRLAPVKAAVLPLSRNERLSPLARDIAASLRKHWNVDFDDAGAIGRRYRRQDEIGTPFCVTVDFDSLDDNAVTVRERDSMGQDRVPIAELEGYLAARLIGA
- a CDS encoding alpha/beta hydrolase, translated to MWNFLLDVNIVDGPFLYTVYAIAAAVFIYLLGRGPGWSWVLTVIVVLIVGALVGAGILWVSVNVLGAIPGPILPEVWFWVAGAFAGCALAIWNLWYSRWWRKLIAILAVPIFSLTALFGINAAYGIDRTLGALLGISTAGTIDLDDPSASPSADPTEPLYLTWTPPAGMPAQGRVGTPEGGVPNTQSGFAARDAELYLPPAALVDDPPRLPLVIMMMGQPGDPDASFIAQVLDDFASRNEGLAPIALVVDQLGDPNVDPLCLDTSMGNVETYVMQDVVPWAKSHLDVLQGPQFTTVAGYSNGGQCAAYFGAKYPEVFGNLLAVSPTEYQGAEQPANVLASVFNGDQAAYDAVKPTTIMALKAPYPDSVAIFTIGANDGTFAPGAQRLSDAAAQAGMQTTFYVVPDADHGVSGLLGGLEKGFEVLYPRLGLAAP
- a CDS encoding phosphatidylglycerol lysyltransferase domain-containing protein, whose product is MTETDPAITDVEPKGRLRTTGEALAGFARRVPFSIAFAVLLLVTSIVTGTIVGEASDATANAWAAGVVTTIDGAQWWTVVTALFIPFDPFQLVFGVVLSFLLLGIAERRMGTWRAIVAFLVTGVLGVAIGTWLQWIGSLFGEWWATGTAADLTLDPLAGIVGALITSTAFMGVLWRRRIRIVTFAFILVFVLYDGDSSNVYRLIAGIVGLFLGALLSRDASTLRARRSSHAETRTLVAAVVAVTAIGPVVAFVNRTELTPFGFGSYLYDDDPVDIDVVISQCGAAASAVGDECLKQLAVLSSQGFGMFLLSFVPVLLLLLAAWGLRSGRRFARWLAISVNVAILLFARTAFDVTVTTADVESGAWTVFDIGELIVWALAVLALPIGIIVMLTVTRRHFQVRSPRGSFARFVTTVVVSFVVLAAAYYAIGFATLGEYWPAATPVDLLVDTLKRFVPPHFLAVVDPIVIPAHDLTSIAYQLIGPLFWAIFIVAAIRLMRHTRAELGFADRLKLRTIIRRNGGGTLGFMGTWPGNVPWFSADGESAVAYRVINGIAITMSDPICRPEEAGRVIREFTAFCDANSWVPVFYSVHPQYLAVFEELGWQHMSVGEETLVRTTGLELTGKPWQKVRQALNRGIKEGMTTVWTTWDELPRPTVAEITAISEEWVSEKELPEMGFTLGGMDELKDPDVRLMLAVGPDGRLQAITSWLPVYRDGDVVGWTIDFMRRTDHSMNGIMEFLIASAALHMKEEGQEVLSLSGAPLAAKPLAPGEEPPEPTAMTRLLEFLGRTLEPAYGFSSLFRFKAKFNPEYETISMAYPDPLALPTIGVAIGRAYLPEVSPKEAVALVRTLTK
- a CDS encoding alpha-hydroxy-acid oxidizing protein produces the protein MGEAQRGYARVVQSEVYRAGVGGAKPAVPVDHAALEQAARKAISAEAFAYLAGGAGGEATMAANRAAFSRWQVWPRVLRDVAARDLSIELLGRRRATPFILSPIGVAELAHADADVAVGRAASELDVPYVLSNQASRPMEEVAAAMGAGSRWFQLYWSRSDELNASFLRRAEAVGCEAVVVTLDTHLLGWRTRDLDAAFLPFTRGQGIAQYTSDPVFAELVRDRVARSTGPGERPRVTPTLLRSAFSIARSAVGTRLVDGGVRDALRSPLPRAAVETFLDVFSDPSLTWDDLARLREWTSLPVLLKGVLHPDDASRALDHGVDGIVVSNHGGRQVDRSVATLDALPAIVERVAGSVPIVLDSGIRGGADAVIALSLGATAVGIGRPYAYGLAVAGQEGVREVVRNHIAELDLTLGLAGHRSVAELGPETLRAAG
- a CDS encoding NUDIX domain-containing protein, giving the protein MSQLPALLVAAIALVRDRRVLMVTARDRDVHYMPGGKIDRGESAAEAAAREAFEEVALELDPDGLVELFEVVVQAHGEPEGRLVRMRVFRAETDAAPAASAEVGELHWVTTADVDRCPPAGAEVLRRLAASGVID
- a CDS encoding alpha/beta fold hydrolase, giving the protein MAPTREFRRGEDVVVIHESGRPDGPDYVLVHGLGMAHDYWAELAGVLEATGTVHALDLPGFGDAPQPREPLSMPAAGELLAELLVAEGIDRPVLVGHSTGAQVVAETAAQHPDLVDRLVLIAPTVNPRERTLGKQTLRFLQDIALVHPKALGWGIALYAKAGPRWYAANLRPMLEHRIELILPEISAPTLVVRGEHDRVVPREWAEEVARLVPDGRYVEVPGRGHETMIRAGRRVGELIVRHAQGLPAGRPVSLVEAPGAAAPHLGVPAALGVMARDYAFAGWHQLAVFGAGREPAGWRHGDPDKPQVVLLPGVYEHWSFLRPLGDALHAAGHRVVVVHGMRANRRPIAETAARVAKALARSAPPPAGRVIVAHSKGGLIGKHVLIDDEGAALGVRGVVAICTPFAGARRARLFGDPSIRALLPSDETIVMLGDAASVNARIVSVFGTFDPHVPDGSALEGATNVQVPVAGHFRVLAAPETLEAVHEGIALLTQDPTRSDAVDLAEPSGPASPQ
- a CDS encoding serine hydrolase, which gives rise to MVTSSQGSERRARHASIRRGRHRTDEHNEDFTRGFNALGELALAGVQVSARATDLATGKVLFSVDDHVVMPTASIGKVLLLVEVASRLAGATAEAFTVLDRAPRDAVGDSGIWQHMQSPSLPLADLAALIGASSDNLATNVLIRHVGLEAVRARTEALGLTRTALLDLVRDHRGPDDAPQLSIGSAKELTWLFASLARGEVVSPEVSQRVVGWLSLNADLSLVASAFGLDPLAHRMPDHGVLLMNKTGTDGGVRSEVGVLRGPRASVAYAVSMYFADTMLTSRLAVLDGMRQVGLDLLEYVH